In a genomic window of Nocardiopsis mwathae:
- a CDS encoding methyltransferase, producing the protein MGSDDPDVELQYVMDIASGFWRARALFSGVELGLFTQLAKGPATETELSQVLGLHPSAARDFFDALVALGLLNRNDDRYENSPAAHRYLDKEKDSYVGGFFTFMSHALYPGWQRLTELLRSGSRQEGVDSFDDWYRDLDQVRGFMDAMDSVSAPVTLELIGRFDWGAYESFADLGGARGNLAGHLAKAHPHLRGTCLDVPALRPLFDEHMAKLGTSDRIGFQGADFRSDPLPEADVLIFGHVLHDWDEETRILLVKRAFDAIRPGGALLIYEELLDDDRRGPARSLLMSLNMRLVRSGGSEYTVGECRSWLKAAGFTGISVENLTATERLVVARKA; encoded by the coding sequence ATGGGATCCGATGATCCGGATGTCGAACTTCAGTACGTTATGGACATCGCCAGCGGATTCTGGCGGGCGCGGGCGCTGTTCAGCGGCGTGGAACTCGGTCTGTTCACGCAGCTCGCCAAGGGACCCGCGACTGAGACAGAGCTCAGTCAAGTCCTCGGGCTCCACCCGAGCGCAGCGAGGGACTTTTTCGACGCGCTTGTCGCCCTGGGCCTTTTGAACCGGAACGACGACCGCTACGAGAATTCCCCAGCGGCTCACCGTTATCTCGACAAGGAGAAGGATTCCTACGTCGGAGGATTCTTCACCTTTATGAGCCACGCCCTCTACCCTGGGTGGCAGCGCCTCACCGAGCTTCTGCGCAGCGGCAGTCGCCAGGAAGGCGTCGACTCGTTCGATGACTGGTACCGCGATCTTGACCAGGTCCGCGGGTTCATGGACGCGATGGACAGCGTTTCGGCGCCGGTGACGCTCGAACTGATCGGGCGTTTCGACTGGGGGGCGTACGAGAGTTTCGCCGACCTCGGAGGAGCGCGCGGGAACCTCGCAGGGCACCTCGCGAAGGCCCATCCGCACCTGCGCGGCACCTGCTTGGATGTGCCAGCGCTCAGGCCGCTGTTCGACGAGCACATGGCCAAGCTCGGTACCTCGGATCGCATCGGCTTTCAGGGCGCTGACTTCCGCAGTGACCCATTGCCCGAGGCTGATGTCCTCATCTTCGGTCACGTCCTGCACGACTGGGACGAGGAGACACGCATATTGCTGGTGAAGCGGGCTTTTGACGCGATCCGGCCAGGTGGGGCACTGCTCATTTATGAGGAGTTGCTCGATGACGATCGCCGTGGCCCGGCACGGTCTCTGTTGATGAGCCTGAACATGAGGCTTGTCCGTAGCGGGGGTTCGGAGTACACCGTCGGCGAATGCCGCTCGTGGCTGAAGGCGGCAGGCTTCACCGGCATTTCAGTAGAGAACCTCACCGCGACGGA
- a CDS encoding antibiotic biosynthesis monooxygenase family protein — protein MGAISRENDYYILVNVFTVAPENQDRIYDAIVDATEIIERFPGFVSANIHRSHDGMRVVNYAQWRSLEDFEAMRRHPSVQDHFKACRAITGDIVPIFCEVVYVHEPTSGDRALGGDRGTDDRES, from the coding sequence GTGGGAGCAATTTCCCGCGAGAACGACTACTACATCCTCGTCAACGTATTCACCGTTGCACCGGAAAACCAAGACCGCATTTACGACGCCATCGTCGACGCAACCGAGATCATTGAGCGGTTTCCCGGCTTCGTGTCGGCCAACATCCACAGGAGCCATGACGGCATGCGGGTCGTCAACTACGCGCAATGGCGCAGCCTGGAGGATTTCGAAGCGATGCGTCGCCACCCGAGCGTGCAGGACCACTTCAAGGCTTGTCGCGCCATCACCGGCGACATCGTGCCGATCTTCTGCGAGGTCGTTTACGTCCACGAGCCCACGTCGGGTGACCGGGCGCTCGGTGGTGACCGTGGGACGGACGACCGTGAATCCTGA
- a CDS encoding thioesterase II family protein, which translates to MVFCFPNAGGGGTQYLSWRRALPSSLWLQPIQLPGRDNRIVEPPEFDPGEIAEALMHRVDRPYALYGHSMGGVLACEVVRELIRRGGRLPDVVYLGACLPPHVDHGWVRHWAGLDDDELLDEVAGLGGIPSAVLEQASVRRRVAAVMRSDVVWLDSIPPDRLGRLPVAIVAFAGADDPLVGPAAMAHWDRYTSEDFTLRSIRGGHLFHMENAHALTSAIANDVTSTGGNLHGIR; encoded by the coding sequence GTGGTCTTCTGCTTTCCGAACGCCGGGGGCGGGGGCACCCAGTACCTGTCATGGCGGCGTGCATTGCCCTCATCCTTGTGGCTGCAGCCGATCCAGCTGCCGGGCCGAGACAACCGGATCGTCGAACCCCCGGAGTTCGACCCCGGAGAGATTGCGGAGGCCCTGATGCACCGAGTGGACCGACCCTATGCGCTCTACGGCCACAGTATGGGCGGAGTCCTCGCCTGCGAGGTGGTTCGGGAATTGATCCGCCGAGGTGGCCGTCTCCCTGACGTGGTGTACCTCGGGGCTTGCTTGCCACCGCACGTAGACCACGGGTGGGTCCGGCATTGGGCGGGGCTTGACGACGACGAACTGCTGGACGAGGTGGCCGGATTGGGCGGCATCCCGTCTGCGGTGCTCGAGCAAGCCTCGGTGCGGCGGCGCGTCGCCGCGGTTATGCGGTCAGACGTAGTGTGGCTCGACAGCATCCCGCCAGACAGGCTCGGTCGGCTTCCTGTGGCCATCGTCGCCTTTGCTGGCGCTGATGACCCGCTGGTCGGCCCTGCCGCCATGGCCCACTGGGACCGGTACACCTCCGAAGACTTCACGCTGCGGTCGATACGCGGTGGCCACCTCTTCCACATGGAGAACGCGCACGCCCTCACCTCAGCCATCGCGAATGACGTCACTTCCACAGGAGGAAATCTGCATGGGATCCGATGA
- a CDS encoding ketosynthase chain-length factor produces MTVRVAVTGIGVVAPNGLGLDDYWKAVLAIRSGVQTIDRFDASPYPVRVAGEVSDFSPTQHVPGRLIPQTDRVTRFALAAAEWALQDAGVTVRDLGDFDVGVITANGCGGFEFGQRELQKLWREGPHHVSAYQSFAWFYAVNTGQISLRHGARGAGSVVVTEQAGGLDALAAARRRLRAGDLRVAISGGLDAPLSPWGLTAQIPSGKLSNDPDPARSYLPFDAAAKGYVPGEGGAILVLEELEAARERGVPTVYGELAGYAATFDPRPVSGRPSTLPEAIRGALSDATMDLEDIDVVIADASGVPEMDAAEAAAITEVFGPRGVPVAVPKTMTGRMYAGGAPLDVVSALMSVRDGVIPAAANIADIPAYYDLDVVVERVREVEVRAALVLARGHGGFNSALVVRAI; encoded by the coding sequence ATGACGGTACGTGTCGCCGTGACAGGGATAGGTGTCGTGGCACCGAACGGACTTGGCCTGGACGACTACTGGAAGGCTGTCCTCGCGATCCGCAGCGGAGTCCAGACAATCGACCGTTTCGACGCCTCGCCCTACCCCGTGCGCGTCGCCGGAGAGGTTTCGGACTTCAGTCCGACACAGCATGTGCCGGGACGACTCATTCCACAGACCGACCGGGTTACGCGGTTCGCGTTGGCGGCGGCGGAGTGGGCTCTTCAGGATGCGGGGGTCACCGTTCGGGATCTGGGAGACTTCGACGTCGGAGTGATCACGGCGAACGGTTGTGGCGGGTTCGAGTTCGGGCAGCGCGAACTGCAGAAGTTGTGGAGGGAGGGCCCGCACCACGTTAGCGCCTACCAGTCCTTCGCCTGGTTCTACGCGGTGAACACCGGCCAGATCTCCCTGCGGCACGGCGCCCGGGGAGCCGGGTCGGTCGTGGTGACCGAGCAAGCGGGAGGCCTGGACGCTCTGGCCGCCGCACGCAGGCGGCTACGAGCCGGAGATCTCAGGGTGGCGATCAGCGGTGGACTAGACGCCCCGCTTTCCCCTTGGGGGCTGACCGCGCAGATCCCCAGTGGCAAGCTGAGCAATGACCCCGACCCCGCCCGTTCCTATCTGCCCTTCGACGCCGCGGCCAAGGGGTACGTGCCCGGCGAGGGCGGCGCAATCCTCGTACTTGAGGAGCTTGAGGCGGCCCGCGAGCGCGGCGTACCGACGGTGTACGGGGAGCTTGCGGGCTACGCGGCCACTTTTGATCCCCGTCCCGTTTCCGGACGGCCCTCTACCCTGCCCGAGGCCATTCGGGGGGCGCTCTCCGACGCCACCATGGATCTGGAAGACATCGACGTGGTGATCGCCGACGCGAGCGGAGTTCCGGAGATGGACGCGGCCGAGGCTGCGGCCATCACGGAGGTGTTCGGGCCTCGGGGAGTACCAGTCGCCGTGCCCAAGACAATGACCGGCCGGATGTACGCGGGGGGCGCCCCGCTCGATGTGGTCAGCGCGCTGATGAGCGTTCGGGACGGAGTCATCCCGGCCGCAGCGAACATCGCCGACATCCCGGCGTACTACGACCTCGACGTCGTCGTCGAGCGGGTTCGAGAGGTCGAGGTCCGCGCCGCCCTGGTCCTGGCCCGGGGCCATGGCGGGTTCAATTCCGCGCTGGTCGTGCGCGCCATCTAA